AAGCCGTGTTCGGCTACCCCTCCGGCGGCGAACAGCGGGCTGGCGGCAGTCAGCGCGCCGGCGCCGACGAGGAGGGAGCGGCGATCGATGAGCACAGGCGGACTTCCCGGAAAGGTCGCGAACCCGCTGCGCTTGGGCGCGGTTTGTGCAGCCTTCATGACAGCAGGCGAACCGGTCGCGCAGTCGTGCGTTGGCGCGGTTCCCTCCCGACATCCTTATGGTGATCGATCGTGCGCAAGTTCCTCGTCGCCCAGAGCGAAACCCCCGACGAGCGCGAAGCGCGGCGCGCGCGCACCGGTCAAAGCTCGGGCGAGACCTATGCCGACACGTTGCGCGAACTCGACGCCGCGGCCGACATCGAGATCTGTCAGCCCGCGGACGCGGACTCTCCGGTGTTCACCCCCGACGAACTGGCGTGCTTCGACGCGGTGTTCCTTACCGGCTCGCCGCTGCACGTCTATGACGACAGCCCGGAAGTGCGGCGGCAGTTGGCGTTCATGCGCGCGGTGTTCGCGTCCGGCACGCCGTCGTTCGGGTCGTGTGCGGGGTTGCAGGTGGCGGTAGTGGCCGCGGGCGGCAGCGTCCGCAAGATGCCGGCGCGGATGGAGGCGGGCCTTTCGCGGCGGATCGTCGCGACATCGGCAGGTCGCGAGCATCCGCTGCTTGCCGGGCGGCCGACGACGTGGGACGCCCCGGCGATCCATGGCGACGAGGTGGCGACACTTCCCGACGGCGCGACGCGACTGGCCGGTAACGACGTGACGCAGGTGCAGGCGGCGGAGATCCGTTTCGACAAGGGGGTGTTCTGGGGCGTGCAATATCACCCCGAGCTGTCGCTGGAGGAGATCGCGATCGCGCTGCGGCGGCAGGCCCCTGATCTGGTCGAGGCGGGGCTGGCGGACGACGAGCGCGAAGTCGAGGAACGCGCCGACGTCATGGAGGCGTTGCATCATGCGCCGCAGCGGCGATCGCTGCGCTGGCGGTTGGGGGTGGATGGCGAACTGGCTGATCAGGACGGGCGGCGGCGCGAGATCGTCAATTTTCTATCGGCCTTGCCGACGATCGACCGGCGCGGCGCGCGCTAGTTCGGGTTCTAGGCGGGAGTTCGGGTTCTAGGCGGGTCGCTCGCCGATGCCGCGGCAGCGGTCGGAGCAATATTTCACCGCCTCCCAGTCACGGGCCCATTTCTTGCGCCACGCGAACGGACGGTGGCAGCTTGCGCAGATTTTCTCCGGGAGATGCGGTTTCCTGTGCGCCATCCCCGCCCAACCCTTGCGGGGGGTGGTAGGGTCCGGTCACCGTGCGAACGAATGTAGATGGTCGCGCGAAATGCGGTAGGCTGTCGGGAATCGATAAAGGCAGGGGATACGGAATGATGCGCGTGGGAGCGGATGGGCCGGGGCGGCGAGCGGTGCTGGGTGGCCTGGCAGGGGCGATGCTGACGGGGTTTGCTGCCGATGCCTTCGCGGCGCGGGTGAGGCGGCTGACGCCCGCCTTCGACCGGATCGTCGCGCCGGGTACGCCGGTGGAGGTGATCGCGACCGGCATCAAATGGGCGGAGGGTCCGCTGTGGGTGCCGCAGGGCGGCGGTTATCTGCTGTTCTCGGATCCGCCCGCCAATATCGTCCGGCGCTGGTCGCGGTCCAAGGGGACAGCGACGTTCCTGTCGCCGTCCGGGGCGCCCGGCGCCGACCCGGCGATCTATCGCGAGCCGGGTGCGAACGGACTGGCGCTCGATCATGGCGGGCGCTTGCTGATCGCGAACAGCGGCGGCCGCTCGATCGATCGCGTCGACCTGACGAACAAGCGCCGTACGGTGCTGGTCGACCGCTACAAGGGGAAGCGGTTCAACAGTCCCAACGACATGCATGTCGCCCGTGACGGCGCGATCTGGTTCACCGACCCACCCTATGGCCTGAAGGGCGAGGACGCCTCCCCGGCGCGTGAGCAAGGCATCAACGGCGTCTATCGCTGGCGCGAGGGCGGCGAAGCGGTGCTGATCGACGGCTCGCTGTCGCGCCCGAACGGTATCGCGCTGTCACCCGACGAGCGGCGGCTTTACGTTACGGTGTCCGACGGCGCCGATCCGCGCGTGATGGCGTACGATCTGGGCCGCGACGGTATGCCCACCGCGTCGCGGGTGCTGGTATCGGCCAAGGCGGCGCATGATGCGGGCAAGCCGGGGCTGCCTGACGGGATGAAGGTGGCGCGCGACGGCACGCTCGTCTGTTCGATGCCGGGCGGGATCGCATTCCTGACGCCGGAGGGCGAGCCGATCGGGATGATCGAGACGAACGTGTCGGCCGCCAATGCCGCGTTCGGGGAAGGCGGTCGCGCGCTGTTCCTCACCGCGTCGGATCGCGTGCTGCGGGTGGCGCTGCGCCCTGGCTGGCAGGGGTGATACGGATCGGGGTTGATCTCCCACTGAATCGATGTACATTCACGGCGACGGTGGCGCATCGCCATCGAGCTTGAAGGGGATGTGCGTTGATGAAGAAGATCGTTGCGGGCATGTCCGCGGTCGCGCTGGCGCTTTCGCTGGCGGCGTGCGGATCGAAGACCGACACCGCCAATGACAGTGCGATCAATGCCGAACTCGGCAACGACGCGGCGTTGAACGACCTGTTGCCGGCCGACGAGAACGGTGCGGGGATCGACAATGGCGATGCCGGCGCGCTGCCGCTGAACGCGGTCGACGGCAACGGCACCGCCGCGACGACCAACGCGCTCTGACGAATTCGCGGACGCACCTGCGGGCGCGTCCGCCGCATCTTACCGTCTGGAGTTGCTCCCTAGACGAAACTGGTCCGGTCCCGCCTCGGCGGCGCCGGACCTTTTGTCAGGCGGCGGCGAGGGCGGGTTCGGTTGCCGCGATCCAGCCGCCGCCGAGCACGCGGTCGCCGGCGTAGAGCACCGCGGCCTGGCCCGGCGCGACGCCATATTCCGGCGCCTCGAACACCAGCCGGTCGCCGATCATCCGCGCCGGGACAGGCCGGGCCATCGAGCGGACCTTGGCGGTGAGCGCGCCGTCCAGCGGGCCGAGCACGTTCATCCCGTCGAGCCGCGCCGCCGCGACCGCAAGCGCGGCGCGGGGCCCCACGACGACGCGCTGCGCCTCCGCCTCCAGCCGCACGACGTAGAGCGGCTCGGCGCTGCCGCCGATCTCCAGCCCACGCCGCTGCCCGACGGTATAATGGACGAGCCCGCGATGCTCGCCGAGCTTTTGTCCCGAAAGATCGACGATATCGCCGCCGGCCGCGGCTTCGGGGCGCAGCTTCCTGACCAGCGAGGCGTAGTCGCCGTCGGGGACGAAGCAGATGTCCTGGCTGTCCGGCTTGTCGGCGACGAGCAGCGCCAGTTCGGCGGCGAGCTCGCGGACGCGCGGTTTGGGCAGCCCGCCGAGCGGGAAGCGCAGGAAATCGAGCTGCGCCTGCGTGGTCCCGAACAGGAAATAGCTCTGGTCGCGCGCAGGATCGGCGGCGCGGTGCAATTCTGCGCCGGCCGCGCCCTCCACTCGGCGGACGTAATGTCCGGTGGCGAGGCAGTCCGCACCGAGATCGCGGGCGAGCGCGAGCAGGTCGGTGAACTTCGGTCCCATGTTGCACTGGACGCACGGGATCGGGGTGCGTCCGGCGAGATATTCGTCGGCGAAGCGATCGATCACGTTCGCACGGAAGCTGCTTTCGTGGTCGAAGACATAATGCGCGATGCCCAGCTTGTCGCACACCGCGCGCGCGTCGCGGATGTCGCGACCGGCGCAGCACGCGCCGGCGCGCTTGGTGGCCTCGCCATGATCGTAGAGCTGGAGCGTGACGCCGATCACCTCGGCGCCGCTACGCGCCGCGAGCGCGGCGACGACCGAACTGTCGACCCCGCCCGACATCGCCACGACGATGCGCCGCGCGCCGGGCGCGAGCTGGAATTCACCGCTGTCCATGATGCCGCCGTCATACAGTCGCGGGGGGTGCCGCGTAAACCGAAATGAACGAAGCGTTGCCTTGCGCTTTACCCGGCCTTCAGACCGTGGCGGCTACGTCGGGGCATGACCTCCGAAACGCCCTCCCCAGAGACGCCGCTTCTCGACAGCCTGCGCGCCCGGCAGCGTGCGTCGCGCACGGCGCAGCTCGCGCGCGCGCTCGACGTGCCGTCCAAGTCCGTCGGCGGCGCCTTCAACGCCGATGCCGCGGCGAAGCTGACCCACTGGAAGCAGCAATGAAGAGGTCGTTTACCGCGCCGCTTTAGGCGCCGTTCAATCCATCCCGTTACGCAGCAGTCACGACATGGAGATGGGGTCGCGGCCCCGAACCGAGGTTTGGAATGATTGAACAACACAACACTGTCCGTCCCGCCAAGGTCATCGGTCCGCTCGGCGAACCGCTGACGCTGGATTCGCTGCCGCCGTCCAGCACCACGCGCTGGGTCGTCCGTCGAAAGGCCGAGGTCGTCGCCGCCGTCAACGGCGGGCTGCTGAGCGTCGACGACGTCTGCGCGCGATATGGCCTGACGGTCGAGGAGTTCGCCGGCTGGCAACGCGCGATCGATCGGTCGGGTATGCCGGGGCTGCGGGTGACGCGGATCCAGCATTACAAGTCGCTATACGAGCGACAGCAGAAGTTCTGACGCGCTCCGGCGGTTGTCCCGTCGTGGAACAATCGCCGCGCGGCCGGTGCGGATTTGAAAAATATCGGAATTACGGTGCCGGAACAATGTGCCGGCCTCGTGAGTAATTCCCACCAGAGCAGCCATTTCGGGCGCATCTGAGGGGAGTTATATTATGGGTATCATTCTGTGGCTCATTATCGGTGGTGTCATCGGCTGGCTGGCCAGCATGATCATGCGCACCGACGCACAGCAGGGCATCTTCCTGAACATCATCGTCGGCATCGTCGGCGCGTTCATCGGCGGGCTGGTCTTCTCGGGCGGGTCGATCAATAATCAGCCGCTGACGATTTACTCGTTCCTGGTTTCGCTGCTGGGTGCAGTGGTCCTGCTGGCAATCGTCAATCTGGCGCGCCGCGGCCGCGTGCGCTGATCCAGCGCCACCGCTAACGCAAACAAGAGCGGCCGTCCGGAAAACCGGGCGGCCGCTCTTTCGTTATTTCAGCAGGAAGCGAACGTTTACCGCCGCGGTGACGTCGGTCTCTCCGGCCAATACCGTCGTCTCGGCGTCCGCCTGCGCCATGCTGGCGCGCATCATCGGCATCGGGCGCGGCCGATCGCCGCCATTTTCCCCGGCCTCGCCGATCGCGACGATCCGCGCGACCGTAAGCCCTGCGGCCTTCGCATAGAGTTCGGCACGCGCACGCGCCTTGGTGATCGCCTGGGTCCGCGCCTCGTCGAGCGCCGCCTCCGGATCGGACAGCGACAGATTGGGACCGTCGATCTGGTTGGCGCCCGCGCGCACCAGCGCGTCGAGCACGGCGCCAGACCGCCCGATGTCGCGGAAGCGGATCGCCACCGAATTGCTCGCCTGATACCCCGTGATGACCGGCGGCTGCTTTTCGGCATAGCGATATTGCGGAGAAAGGCCGACGTTGCTGGTCGACAGGTCGCGCGCGGCGATGCCCGCCGCTTTCAATGCCTTGACGACGGCATCCATGCGCCGGGCGTTGTCGGACAAGGCGGCGGCCGCGGCGGGCGCCTGCGTGACGACGCCGGCGGTGATCGTCGCCAGATCCGGCGTTCGGGAGACGCGGCCGGTGGCGTTGACGTCCAGCACCGTTCCATCGGGAACGACGGTTGCCATCGGCAGCGCGACCTGCGCAGCGGCCGGCAGCGCGGCGGCGCTTCCCAGGATCAGCGCCATGCCGGACAGCATTCGATTCATGTGGAGTTCTCCCTTGATCCCCGTGTGGCGGCGCTTCTGCGGGGGTGCGCCGGAATGCAAGATGAACGGGACAGGCCGTTGGTATGTCTGTAAGAAACCCCGCGACGCCCACCGCTTGCCACGGTGCCATATGCGTGTAATACACGCGGCGCGAAAGGGGAATCATGACGTATCAGGGTGGGGAGATGCAGGGCGAGCAGCTGGTGATCGAGGATCGATCGCCGCAGCGGCGTCGCCGCTGGCTGTTGATCGGCGGCATCGTGTTGCTGCTGGTCGCCGCCGGTGCCTGGTTCGTCACCCACAAAAAATCCGCCGATGCCGCGCCTCCCAGCGCCGCGGATCAGGCGCCAGCCGTCACCGTGATCGTACCCGGCGCACAATCGGTCGCGCGCACGGTCAGCGCGACCGGGACGCTCGCTGCCACGCGTGAGATGCCGGTCGGCGTCGCGGGTGAGGGCGGGATGGTCAGCCGCGTGCTGGTCGAGCCCGGGCAGTGGGTCGGCGCCGGTCAGGTACTGGCGACGATCGATCGATCGGTTCAGGTGCAGACCGCCGAATCGCTGGCGGCACAGATCAACGTCGCCCGCTCCGACCTGACGCTGGCGCAATCCGAGCTGGAACGCGCGCAGAGCCTGGTCGACCGCGGCTTCATCTCCAAGGCCGACGTGCAGCGCCGGATCGCGACCCGCGATGCCGCGCGCGCGCGTTTGCAGGTAGCGCAGGCGACCTTGTCTGAGCAGCGCGCGCGCAATGCGCGGCTCGACATACGCGCGCCCGCCGCCGGGCTGATCCTGACGCGCGGCGTCGAGCCGGGGCAGATCGTCAGTTCGGGCACCGGCATGCTGTTCCGCATGGCCAAGGGTGGCGAGATGGAGATGCGCGCGCAATTGTCCGAGGGTGACCTTCAGGCAGTGCGGGTCGGGTCGCCCGCCCGCGTCGTCCCGGTCGGCGACACGCGCGCCTTCCCGGGCAGCGTGTGGCAGGTCGCGCCGGTGATCGATCCGCAGACGCGGCAGGGCATCGCGCGCATCAAGCTGTCCTACGATCCGGCACTGCGCCCCGGCGGCTTCGCCTCGGCGACGATCACCGCCGGCGGCGCGCAGCAGCCCGAATTGCCGCAGTCCGCGCTGTTGAGCGACGATCGTGGCAATTACGTCTATATCGTCGATGCGCAGAACAAGGCGCAGCGTCGCGCGGTGACGCTGGGCGGCGTCGCGGACGAACGCGTGGCGATCGCCAGCGGGCTGACCGGCGACGAGCGCGTCGTGCAATCGGCAGGCGCCTTCCTGAACCCCGGCCAGACGGTGCGACCGCAGCGTGCCAAGGCGACCGCGCCGGTAGCGGCGCGGTAAGAGGACGCATCGCATGGGCTTTCGCAACATTTCCGCCTGGTCGATCCGCAACCCGGTGCCGTCGATCGTCCTGTTCCTGATGCTGACGGTCGCGGGGATCGTCAGCTTCGCGCGGATGGACATCAACGAACAGCCCGACATCGACTTCCCGATCGTGTCGATCGACATCACCCAGCCCGGCGCCGCGCCCAGTGAGCTGGAGACGCAGGTGACGCAGCGCGTCGAGGCGGCGGTGCGATCGCTGGAAGGGATCGACGAAATCCAGTCGTTCGTGTCCGAGGGCACGTCGACCACGATCGTCCAGCTCGACATCGGCACCCCGATCGACCGCGCCGTCAACGAGGCGCGCGATGCGATCACGCAGATCCGCGGCAACCTGCCTGAGGGAATCCTCGAGCCGCAGGTCGCGCGGGTGAAGATCAACGACAATGATCTGGGCAGCTACACCGCGGTGGGCACCGACATGACGCTGGAACAGCTCAGCTGGTACATCGACAATACGGTGACCAAGGAATTGATGTCGGTTCCCGGCATCGGCGGGGTGACGCGCAACGGCGGGGTCAGTCGCGAGATCCGCGTGATCCTCGATCCCGCACGGCTTGCCGCGCAGGGGCTGACCGCCAGCCAGATCAACGCGCAGTTGCGGCAGGTGAACCTCAACGCGCCCGGCGGCCGTGCCGAGATCGCGGGCGCCGAGCAGTCGGTGCGCGTGCTGGGCAATGCCCGCACCGCCTACGATCTGGGCCAGTTGCAGATCAACGTCGGCAATGGCCGCACCGTCCGCCTGTCCGATGTGGCGACGGTGCGCGATCTCTATGCCGAACAGCGCTCCGCCGCCTCGGTGGACGGGCGACAGGCATTGTCGTTCGACTTCACGCGCGCCAAGGGTGCGTCGGATGTCACCGTCTTCCGCGAGGCGAAGGCGAAGCTGGAGGCGCTGGAGAAGCGCAACCCGCAGGTGCGCTTCAAGATGCGGCTCGACGGGTCGAAATATCCGCTCGAGCAGTTCAATTCCGCGATCGACGCGATGATCGAGGGCGCGATCCTCGCGGTGATCGTCGTCTTCCTGTTCCTGCGCGACTGGCGCGCGACGATCATCTCGGCGCTGGCGATCCCGCTCTCGGCGATCCCGGCGTTCTGGTTCATGGACCTGATGGGTTTCACGCTCAACAACATGACCATGCTGGCGCTCAGCCTGGTGGCGGGCGTGCTGGTCGACGATGCGATCGTGGAGATCGAGAACATCGTCCGCCACATGCGCATGGGCAAGAGCGCGTATCAGGCTTCGATCGACGCCGCCGACGAGATCGGCCTGGCGGTGCTGGCGACGACGATGGCGATCGTCGCGGTGTTCCTGCCGGTCGGGCTGATGCCGGGCATCGCCGGGCAGTTCTTCAAGAATTTCGGCCTGACGGTGGTCGCCGCGGTGCTGATGAGCCTGGCGGTGGCGCGGCTGATCACCCCGATGGTCGCGGCCTATTTCCTCAAGGCCGGCGGGCATGTCGAGCATGGCGGCGGGCCGCTGCTCAACGGGTATCAGCGCCTGCTGGTCTGGACGCTGGACGGGACCGCCGCGGCGCGTGCCCGCGCCAAGGGCGGGATGCACCGCGTGCTGGGCTATTGGCGCGATCATCGGCTGTGGATGATCGGGGCCGGGGTGGCGGCGTTCGTCGCGACCATCGCCATGTTCGCCACCTCCGCGATGACCTTCCAGCCGGCGCGCGACATGCCGCGTTCGACGGTCACGATCACGATGCCGCCCGGCAGCACATTGCAGACGACGCAGGCGGTGGTCGACCAGGTCTATGCGCTGCTGCGCCGCCAGCCGGAGGTGGAGAGCGTCTACACCCGCACGCTGGTCGGATCGGGCCGCGTCACCGCGCAGCTTCGCGAGAAGCGCGAGGCGACCTCGACCGAGTTCGAGCGTGCGCTGGCGCCCGAGCTGGCGAAGATCCCGGATGCGCGCGTCAACTTTCAGTCGCAATTCGGCTGGGGCGACAACAATCGCGACGTCTCGATTACGCTCGGCGGCGACGATCCGGTCGTCTTGCGGCAGGCGGCGGACCGGCTGGTCAAGGAAATGGGGACGGTCCCCGGCCTGCTGGCGCCACGTATCGCCGGCGATCTCAACCGCCCGGAGATCATCATCAAGCCGCGGCTCGATCTCGCCGCCAGCCTGGGGGTGACCACCGCCGCGCTGTCGAACGCGATCCGCATCGCGACGATCGGCGACATCGACCAGAACAGCGCGCGCTTCTCGCTGAACGACCGCCAGATCCCGATCCGCGTCGCGCTGGAACAGAGCTCGCGCTCGCGGCTGGCGACGATCCAGAACCTGCCGGTGCAGACGCTGACCGGCGGTTCGGTGCCGTTGAGCCTGGTCGCCGAGATCGGCTTCGGTTCCGGGCCGACCCGCATCCAGCGTATCAACCAGCAGCGCCAGCTGACGATCGGCGCCGATCTGAGCCCCGGCCAGACGATCAGCACGATGCTGCCCCGGGTCAAGCAGTTGCCGGCGATGAAGACGCTGCCGCTGGGCGTCGGGGAGCTGAACGTCGGCCAGGCGAAGTGGCAGATGGAGATGCTGCAGAACTTCATCGTCGCGGTCACCGCGGGCGTGTTCCTGGTCTTCTCCGTCCTGGTGCTGCTGTATCGCCGCCTGTTGCCACCGCTCGTCAACATGGCGTCGCTGACGCTGGCGCCGCTGGGCGGGTTGATCGCGCTGCGGCTGACCGGCAATCCGCTGTCGATGCCGGTCTTCATCGGGCTGCTGATGCTGCTGGGCATCGTCGCGAAGAACTCGATCCTGCTGATCGACTTCGCGCTGGAGGAGATGCAGGCCGGCGTTCCGTCCTACGATGCGATCGTCGACGCCGGGCACAAGCGTGCGCAGCCAATCGTGATGACGACGGTCGCGATGGTCGCGGGCATGGTGCCGACCGCGCTGTCGCTGTCGGGCGACGGGGCATCGCGCGCGCCGATGGGGATCGTCGTGATCGGCGGGCTGATCGTGTCGACCGTGCTCACGCTGTTGATCGTGCCGGCGGCGTTCTCGCTCGCGATCGGGGTGGAGCGGCGCGTTGGGCCGTGGCTCGGCCGGCGCCTGCTCACCTATCGCCCCGGCGACGATGGTGCGCTGATCGATCATGCGCCGCAGGATGCGATCGGCGCGCCGCATGGGCGGATCCCGTTCCGCGGCGAGGGTTCGCATCCCGCGGAGTGAACATCGCCGCTTGAACTTCGGCGGCGATGAAGGATTGTTACGGCGATGATCGTTCGCGCCGCCCCTCCGCCCGCCGCCCTCGTCCGGATGCGGCGGGTCGCGACCGGCCTGCTCGTGCTGATGGCGGCGGCGTTCTTCGCCTCGCGCGCGCTGGAGCCACGGCACCCCGGCTGGGGGTTCGTCCGCGCCTTTGCCGAGGCGGCGATGGTCGGCGGGCTGGCGGACTGGTTCGCGGTGACCGCGCTGTTCCGCCACCCGCTCGGCCTGCCGATCCCGCACACCGCGATCATCCCGCGCAACAAGGACAGGATCGGCGACCAGCTGGCGCAATTCCTTCGCGAATATTTCCTGATCCCCGCGGTCGTCGCGCGACGGATGCAGCGCATCGACGTCGCCGCCGCGGCCGGCCGCTGGCTCGCGAACCCGCGCGGGGCGGGGGGCAGCCGGTTGACGCGCGGTATCTCGCGCATGGCGACGGAAGTGCTGCAGGCGCTCGACCAGGAACGGCTCGGCGGCATGGTGCGCGCGATGTTGGTCACGCGCGTGCGCGAGGCGGAGCTGTCGCCGATGC
The genomic region above belongs to Sphingomonas phyllosphaerae 5.2 and contains:
- the mnmA gene encoding tRNA 2-thiouridine(34) synthase MnmA, translating into MDSGEFQLAPGARRIVVAMSGGVDSSVVAALAARSGAEVIGVTLQLYDHGEATKRAGACCAGRDIRDARAVCDKLGIAHYVFDHESSFRANVIDRFADEYLAGRTPIPCVQCNMGPKFTDLLALARDLGADCLATGHYVRRVEGAAGAELHRAADPARDQSYFLFGTTQAQLDFLRFPLGGLPKPRVRELAAELALLVADKPDSQDICFVPDGDYASLVRKLRPEAAAGGDIVDLSGQKLGEHRGLVHYTVGQRRGLEIGGSAEPLYVVRLEAEAQRVVVGPRAALAVAAARLDGMNVLGPLDGALTAKVRSMARPVPARMIGDRLVFEAPEYGVAPGQAAVLYAGDRVLGGGWIAATEPALAAA
- a CDS encoding DUF1153 domain-containing protein — protein: MIEQHNTVRPAKVIGPLGEPLTLDSLPPSSTTRWVVRRKAEVVAAVNGGLLSVDDVCARYGLTVEEFAGWQRAIDRSGMPGLRVTRIQHYKSLYERQQKF
- a CDS encoding SMP-30/gluconolactonase/LRE family protein, which gives rise to MMRVGADGPGRRAVLGGLAGAMLTGFAADAFAARVRRLTPAFDRIVAPGTPVEVIATGIKWAEGPLWVPQGGGYLLFSDPPANIVRRWSRSKGTATFLSPSGAPGADPAIYREPGANGLALDHGGRLLIANSGGRSIDRVDLTNKRRTVLVDRYKGKRFNSPNDMHVARDGAIWFTDPPYGLKGEDASPAREQGINGVYRWREGGEAVLIDGSLSRPNGIALSPDERRLYVTVSDGADPRVMAYDLGRDGMPTASRVLVSAKAAHDAGKPGLPDGMKVARDGTLVCSMPGGIAFLTPEGEPIGMIETNVSAANAAFGEGGRALFLTASDRVLRVALRPGWQG
- a CDS encoding DUF2256 domain-containing protein — protein: MAHRKPHLPEKICASCHRPFAWRKKWARDWEAVKYCSDRCRGIGERPA
- a CDS encoding SIMPL domain-containing protein codes for the protein MNRMLSGMALILGSAAALPAAAQVALPMATVVPDGTVLDVNATGRVSRTPDLATITAGVVTQAPAAAAALSDNARRMDAVVKALKAAGIAARDLSTSNVGLSPQYRYAEKQPPVITGYQASNSVAIRFRDIGRSGAVLDALVRAGANQIDGPNLSLSDPEAALDEARTQAITKARARAELYAKAAGLTVARIVAIGEAGENGGDRPRPMPMMRASMAQADAETTVLAGETDVTAAVNVRFLLK
- a CDS encoding efflux RND transporter permease subunit, with the protein product MGFRNISAWSIRNPVPSIVLFLMLTVAGIVSFARMDINEQPDIDFPIVSIDITQPGAAPSELETQVTQRVEAAVRSLEGIDEIQSFVSEGTSTTIVQLDIGTPIDRAVNEARDAITQIRGNLPEGILEPQVARVKINDNDLGSYTAVGTDMTLEQLSWYIDNTVTKELMSVPGIGGVTRNGGVSREIRVILDPARLAAQGLTASQINAQLRQVNLNAPGGRAEIAGAEQSVRVLGNARTAYDLGQLQINVGNGRTVRLSDVATVRDLYAEQRSAASVDGRQALSFDFTRAKGASDVTVFREAKAKLEALEKRNPQVRFKMRLDGSKYPLEQFNSAIDAMIEGAILAVIVVFLFLRDWRATIISALAIPLSAIPAFWFMDLMGFTLNNMTMLALSLVAGVLVDDAIVEIENIVRHMRMGKSAYQASIDAADEIGLAVLATTMAIVAVFLPVGLMPGIAGQFFKNFGLTVVAAVLMSLAVARLITPMVAAYFLKAGGHVEHGGGPLLNGYQRLLVWTLDGTAAARARAKGGMHRVLGYWRDHRLWMIGAGVAAFVATIAMFATSAMTFQPARDMPRSTVTITMPPGSTLQTTQAVVDQVYALLRRQPEVESVYTRTLVGSGRVTAQLREKREATSTEFERALAPELAKIPDARVNFQSQFGWGDNNRDVSITLGGDDPVVLRQAADRLVKEMGTVPGLLAPRIAGDLNRPEIIIKPRLDLAASLGVTTAALSNAIRIATIGDIDQNSARFSLNDRQIPIRVALEQSSRSRLATIQNLPVQTLTGGSVPLSLVAEIGFGSGPTRIQRINQQRQLTIGADLSPGQTISTMLPRVKQLPAMKTLPLGVGELNVGQAKWQMEMLQNFIVAVTAGVFLVFSVLVLLYRRLLPPLVNMASLTLAPLGGLIALRLTGNPLSMPVFIGLLMLLGIVAKNSILLIDFALEEMQAGVPSYDAIVDAGHKRAQPIVMTTVAMVAGMVPTALSLSGDGASRAPMGIVVIGGLIVSTVLTLLIVPAAFSLAIGVERRVGPWLGRRLLTYRPGDDGALIDHAPQDAIGAPHGRIPFRGEGSHPAE
- a CDS encoding GlsB/YeaQ/YmgE family stress response membrane protein encodes the protein MGIILWLIIGGVIGWLASMIMRTDAQQGIFLNIIVGIVGAFIGGLVFSGGSINNQPLTIYSFLVSLLGAVVLLAIVNLARRGRVR
- a CDS encoding efflux RND transporter periplasmic adaptor subunit; translated protein: MTYQGGEMQGEQLVIEDRSPQRRRRWLLIGGIVLLLVAAGAWFVTHKKSADAAPPSAADQAPAVTVIVPGAQSVARTVSATGTLAATREMPVGVAGEGGMVSRVLVEPGQWVGAGQVLATIDRSVQVQTAESLAAQINVARSDLTLAQSELERAQSLVDRGFISKADVQRRIATRDAARARLQVAQATLSEQRARNARLDIRAPAAGLILTRGVEPGQIVSSGTGMLFRMAKGGEMEMRAQLSEGDLQAVRVGSPARVVPVGDTRAFPGSVWQVAPVIDPQTRQGIARIKLSYDPALRPGGFASATITAGGAQQPELPQSALLSDDRGNYVYIVDAQNKAQRRAVTLGGVADERVAIASGLTGDERVVQSAGAFLNPGQTVRPQRAKATAPVAAR
- a CDS encoding type 1 glutamine amidotransferase, with protein sequence MRKFLVAQSETPDEREARRARTGQSSGETYADTLRELDAAADIEICQPADADSPVFTPDELACFDAVFLTGSPLHVYDDSPEVRRQLAFMRAVFASGTPSFGSCAGLQVAVVAAGGSVRKMPARMEAGLSRRIVATSAGREHPLLAGRPTTWDAPAIHGDEVATLPDGATRLAGNDVTQVQAAEIRFDKGVFWGVQYHPELSLEEIAIALRRQAPDLVEAGLADDEREVEERADVMEALHHAPQRRSLRWRLGVDGELADQDGRRREIVNFLSALPTIDRRGAR